From the genome of Candidatus Methylomirabilota bacterium:
GGTCCGGATTCGCGGCGAATCGCCAGACGACGTAGGCATGGAGGAGGTGCTGGGAGGCGAGCCGCGCGACGGGACCGGCCGCCGGCGGGGCCAGGCCGGTCTTCCTGGCGACGTCCGGGTTCTGCTGCTCGGTGGTACGGAGCGCGGAGATGGCGTTCTGGATGATCGAGCCGCGGCCATACACGTAGAAGCGGTTGTTGGACGAGGGATCCCACCGGAAGACTTCGGGCGTCATCGACTCCTTGAAGATCGCGGTCATCAGCTTGACCGCTTCCACGGTCGCCCGAGAGTTGATGGCCACCCGGCCGGTCTCGTCCTGCTCGCTGGCGCCGTACGACCACAGGAGCCCGCGCAGGGACATGTTGCTGTCGAGCTCGGGGGCCAGCCCGAAGCCCGCGTAGGCCCCGTGCTTCTCCTTGATCTTCCGGGCGCCGTCCCGGATCGCCTCCCAGGAGTCCGGCTTGACGCCGACGTCACCCCACCAGTCGGTCCGATAGTGCAGGGGATTGGGCACCCAGTTGTCGGCGAACGCGAAGTACTTCTTGGTCCTCGGGTTATAGGTCGCCTTGTGGGCGAGGGGGACGAGCTTGCCGAACCGCTGCTCGCAGTCGGCCACCACGTCGTTGAGCGGGAGCGCGTGCTCCTCGTAGCCGGCCGGCGGGGCCAGGAAGCCGAACAGATCGTGCCCGTTCCGGGCGGAGACCTCGACCGCTGCCCGGGCCTGCAGGTCGCTCACCGGCAGGTGCTCCACGTCGACCTTCACGCCGTGGCGCTCGCCCCACTCCCGGACCAGCTTCTGGTCGAACCACTCGTCGAAGGCCGGAACGACGTGGGTCCACTGGCAGATCTTCAGAGTCTGGGATCGGGCCCGGGCCCGCGGGACGAACACCGTCGGCCCGAGCCCGGCCGCCAGCGCGGCCGCACCGGCGGTGGCCAGCAGGTGGCGCCTGGTCGGGGTATGGCTGGGCGCGGGTCGGCTCAAGAGGCGGCTCCGGCGCTATTTAGCCCCTCCCGGACTTTTGCTGTCAAGGCTCGTCGTGGTCGCCGGGCGACATTGACCCTCCAGCGGCCCGGGTGCTATCATCGCGTCACCCTTGGTTGGCGCAGTCCCCGGCCCCTTTACCCTCACGACGGAGGTCTCCATGGAGCGACGCAAGTTCATCCTCAAAGCCGGCGGCGCGCTGGTCGCGGCGGGTGGGGCGGCGGCCGTCGAGGCGCCGAACGTCATCGCCCAGCAAAGGTTCCAGTGGCGGATGGCGACGAGTTGGACGCCGGCGCTGGACATCCTCCAGGGCAACGCCCAGCGCTTCGCCAAGATCGTGGAGGAGATGAGCGGCGGGCGGCTGAAGATCCAGGTCTTCGCGGCCGGCGAGCTCATCCCCGCCTTCGGCGTCTTCGACGCCTGCTCGCAGGGCACGATCGAGATGTACAACTCGGCCGCCTACTACTGGGCGGGCAAGGAGCCGGCCACCCAGTGGTTCACGGCCGTGCCCTTCGGCCTCAACGCCCAGGGCACCATGGCTTGGTACTACTACGGCGACGGGCTCAAGCTCTGGGAGGAGACGTACAAGCCCTTCAACCTCGTCCCCCGGCCCTCGGCGTCCACCGGCGTCCAGATGGGCGGCTGGTTCCGAAAGAAGATCAACACGATCGCCGACTACAAGGGTCTGAAGATGCGGATTCCCGGTCTCGGCGGCAAGGTCGTGGCCAAAGCGGGCGGCACCGTGGTGCTGACGCCGGGCGGCGAGATCTACACCGCTCTCGAGCGCGGCGTCATCGACGCCTCCGAGTGGGTCGGCCCCCACGACGACATGAAGCTCGGCCTTCACCAGACCGCGCGCTACTACTATTACCCCGGCTGGCACGAGCTGGGGACGACGGGCGAGTTCGTCTTCAACAAGAAGGCGTACGACGGGCTCCCGACCGAGTTCCAGCACATCCTCGATTACGCCGCGGCCTCGATGCACACCTTCGAGTTCATGGAGTACGAGGCGAAGAACGGCCTCGCGCTCCAGAAGCTCCGCACCGACTTCAAGGGCAAGGTGGAGATCGTGCCGTTCCCGGCCGAGGTCCTGAAGGAGCTCAAGAAGCTCGCCACCGACGTGAACAAGGAGGAGTCCGAGAAGAGCCCGATAGCCAAGAAGGTGTACGAATCCTACAACAAGTTCCAGGCCTATATCACGGACTGGAACCGGATCTCGGAAGGCCCCTACTACAACCTCGCCACGCTCTGAGCGCGCCCTCCCCGATCGCACCCGCCGAGAACGGCGGAGCCCTCCGGCTCCGCCGTTTGTTTTGACCGGGAGAGGCGGAGCCCCCTCCCGGGGAATCTCAGCCGCGGAAGACGCGGATCAGGCTGAAGACGATGTCCGGAAAGGCGATGATGAGGGTCAACCCGATGAGCTGGAGGGCGATGAACGGGATCACCCCCCGGTAGATGTCGCCGGTCGTGATCTCGGGCGGGGCCACCCCGCGCAGGTAGAACAGGGCAAAGCCGAAGGGCGGCGTGAGGAAGGAAGTCTGGAGATTCACCCCGATGACGACGCCGAGCCAGACCGGGTCGAAGTGGAAGTGCTGGACCAGGACGGGCGTCAGGATCGGGACGTGGATGAAGCAGATCTCGAAGAAGTCGATGAAGAACCCCAGAAGGAAGATCACGAACATGACGACGGCCAGCACGCCGTAGGCGCCGAAGGGCAGGTGCAGCAGTATGTCCTGGATCAGCCTGTCCCCGTTCAGGCCCCGCAAGACCAGCCCGAAGGTGTTGGCGCCCACCAGGATGATGAAGGCCAGGCTCGTGATGCGGGTCGTCGTCCGCATCACGTCCTTCAGCATGGCCACGGAAAACCGGCCCTTCGCCACCGTCAGGAGCAGACCCCCCATGGCCCCCACCCCGGCCCCCTCGGTCGGCGAAGCCACGCCCATGAAAATGGACCCCAGCACGGCGACGATGAGGATCAGGGCGGGGGCCAGCGCGATCGCCACCCGCTTGAGCGCCTCGGCCTGGAACGCCGCGATCTCCTCCTTGGGGATGGGTGGGGCGAGGTGCGGCTTCAGCTGGCCCAGGATGAACAGGTAGACGATGTAGAGCCCGACCAGCACGAAGCCCGGCAGGAAGGCGCCGATGTAGAGATCGCCGACCGAGACGCCCAGGATGTCGCCGAGCAGGATGAGGATCACACTGGGCGGGATGATCTGGCCGAGGGTCCCCGACGCGCAGATCGTGCCCGTGATGACCTGCTTGTCGTACCGGCGCCGCAGCATCGTCGGGAGCGACACCAGCCCCATGGTGATGACGCTAGCCCCCACGATGCCGGTCGACGCCGCCAGGATCGCGCCGACCACCACCACCGAGATCGCGATCCCTCCCCGGAGCCGGCCGAAGAGCAGGGCCATCGTCTCCAATAGCTCCTCGGCCAGGCCCGACTTCTCGAGGGCCACTCCCATGAAGACGAACAGGGGCACCGCCAGGAGCGTGAAATTCGTCATCGTCCCCCAGATCCGCAGCGGGAGCAGGTCGAAGAACGGCAGGCCGAAGCCGATCAAGCCGAACAGAAGCCCGGTGAACGTCAGGCTGAAGGCGACCGGGAAGCCGAAGAACAGGAAGACGATCATCCCCACGAACATCAGCGCCCCGAGGGTCTGGTCCCAGGGAATGCCGAACATCAGTGGATCTCCGGCACCCGTTGTTCCGGCTCCTCCCAGCCCATCGCCCAATAGAAGTTCTTGATGGCCTGAGAGATGCCCTGCATGACAAGCAGAGCGAAGGCGATGATGATGACGGACTTCAGCGCCCAGCGACCCGGGATGCCGCCGGGGTCGGGTGAGCCCTCGTTGACGGCCATGGAATTCTTCACGAAGGGCCAGGTCGTGTAGATGACGAGCAAGCAGGAGGGAAAGAAGAAGACCCAGAGGAGGACGAAGTCAACCCAGGCCTTCCTCCGCGGCGAGAGCCTGGCGTAGAGGATGTCCACCCGGACGTGCTCGTTGTACAGCATCGTGTAGCCGGCCGCCAGGAGGTAGACGATCCCGAAGAGGTGCCACTCCAGCTCCTGGATGAACACCCAGCTCCGGTTGAAGACGTAGCGGAAGACCACGTCGCCGAAGACCACCATGACCATGCCGAACGTCAGCCAGGAGACGGCCCGGCCGAACCGATTCTGAAACGCGTCGATGCGCCGGGCCAGTTCACGCACGCGGGCGTCCTCCCTCGATCCGGATCTCAGGCGCTGGCGGCAGGAAGCAAACCGGCCGCGATTCTAGCACGGTGACGCGACCCCGGCCAGAACGCGGCCCGCGGGCCCGGGTTATGCCCCGAGCAGCTCGGCGGCCACGCGGGCCAGGAGCAGGTTCGGCTGCAGCACGGGGACCCCGAGGAGCCCGCGCAGCTCCTCTTTGGTCTTCCGCCGATACCCCATGCAGTCGAGCACGATCAGCCCGGCCTCGCCGCCGCCGAGCGCCTCGGCCGCCAGGGCCAGGGCGGCCGGGTTCGCCTCGTCGTACGGCGACAGCACGGCCAGGACCGGGTCGAACCCGTAGCCACGCCAGCGGGCGGCGGTCTGCGGAAGGTGGGCGGTCGACGGCGCGAGGACGCCGAGTCGGCCCGACCAGGCGAGAGCGCGCAAGACGCCCAGCAGCAGGCGATCCGGGGAGAGGAGCGGCGCCGCCGACGCGAGCCCGGGAAAGACCCCAGTGCAGAGCACCGCGCTCATCGCGACTCCCGCCCGGTCCAGATCGGTCAGGCACGCCTGGACGCGCGGCACGATGTGCCGCTGCGCGACGAACACGCTGGCCCCACCCCGGAGGCGCGTCACCAGGACCTCGTCGCCCGGGCCCGGGGCCAGCGCCGGCACGCCCCGCACGTCCATCCCGTCGAGGGCGCCACGCTCGAGAATCTCGATGCCCGGGCCCAGGACCTCCGCCATCTCGGGGACGACGTCCGTCCGTGGGGTCTGCCCGATCGTCACGATGCCGAGCCGCGGAGGCTTCACCCGCTCCGCCCCCGTCCTTCCCGGCCGAGCTGCCAGATCGCCGTGTGCCGCACGTGCAGGACCGGATCCGCCTCGCCGGCGACGATCAGCGCCTCGAGCTCGACGAAGCGGTGCCCCTTCCGCTCGTACTCGGCGACGACGCGTCCCCGCGTCGTGAGCCGCTGGCCGGTCCGGGCCACCCCACAGTGGGCGAGGTCGCTCGAGACGTGGACCCAGGGGCCGAGGGCGACGTTCTCCGACAGCGCGCGGTTCGCCTGCTGAAGGAGGAGACCCGGGTGCGCGAGGGCCAGCGGACCGCGGTAGAGGACGGAAGGGTCATCGAGCTCGCGCGCGTAGCGCTCGATCTCCGCCGCCTCCAGCTCGAGCACGGGCGACCCGAGCGGATCGAGGCGCCGCAGCCGATCGGGCGTGACCTCCATCCGCACCGCCGGGAGGGGTCCGGCGGGATAGCCACCCGGGTCCGGGATCACCGGGGGCGCCCCCCAGGCGAGGCCGGCGATCGCCGTCGCCGCCGGCTCTCGGTCCCGCGTCGAGGCCAAGACCTCGACCACGATCTCCCCGGCGGCCGCCCCCCCCGATCGCGCGATCACCCGGGTCTCCACGCACACCTCGTCGCCGTCGTAGATGGGCCGCATGAAGCGGACGCGGGCGCTGCCCCGAGCGAGCCAGTCCGGACCCCACGCCGCGAGGAGCGGGCGGGTCATGAAGCCGTAGATGGTGGTCCCGGCGATCAGTCCCGCCGCATAGCCGTAGGTCCTGGCCACCGTGTCGTCGTGAATGCGGTTCGCCGAGTAGCGGGACTGGGTCCGGGCGCGGAGGCGAAGGGCGGGCAGCCGGTCGCCCGGACGGCCCGGCGTCCCGATCAGGGCCGCGACGGATTGCACGCCCCTGCCCGACTCGTCGACTCCGCCGGCCGGCGGCTGGGAGACGTCGCCATGGGAGAACCCCCCTCGAGACTGCGCGCGGCAGCCATCATAGCACGCGCCCGCCGGGCTCCCCCCCTCGGGTCACGCCGTCGGGCGCCGAACAGCCCGTGGCTCCATCGATACAGCCCGAATCCGGGATTCTCACCCGGGAGTTCCCCGGCCCGAGGGTCCAGTAGGGGTCGCGCCCCAGAAGTTCATGTCCCGACGGCTGGAAGCTGACCGAAGCTGCCCGCGGCGTGCCCGGGCTCCCTCGACCCCCCCTGGTATCTGAATTGCTGTAGGACACGTCATTCTGGCTGGGCGAGGGCAAAGGGCAGCGGCCCGGGATCGGGCCGAGCCGATGACCGGAGGCAGAACCGGGTGAAAACCGAAGAGGGCCTGACATCGCGCCCGGGAGGCGCCCTCCGCCGAGGCCTCCGGGTCCCCACGGCCCAGGTGATCGCCGAGCAGGCGCTGGACTCGTTGGGCGCCCTGGTCGGCCTCGACGCCGGCTGGGTCATCCGGACGGCCACCCCGGGAATCGAACGGCTCATCGCGCGTCCGCGGGAGTCGGCCCTCGAGCGGCCCTTGCGCGAGTTCCTCGCCCCCCACACGGCCGACGCGACGATCGAGGCGCTGGCCCAGGCCGTCCAGGCTTCCCACCCGATGGTCGTCGCCGCGACGCTGGAGGGGAACCGTCCGGTCCTGCTCGTCCCCGTCCCTACCCGCGCCCCGAGCGCGGAGATCTACGTCCTGGTCACCGATCTCCTCCGCGCCCGGGGCATCCGGTCGGCACCGCCGGGGACGCCGGTCGACCTCGCCCAGCGCCACGAGGATAGCGCCGCCGTCTACCGCGCGCGGCTCACGGATGTCGAGGCCGAGCTGGGCGAGGCCGCGCTCCTCTTCGAGGTCAGCGACGACATCGCCACCTCGCTCGACCGGCGCGTGGTGCTCACGCGGGTCGTCGAGCACGCGACCCGTCTCTGCCGGGCCCACACAGTCGCGGCCGAGCTGCTCGATCCCGACACCGGGCTCCTCGCCGTGGGCGCCGTCTCCGGTGATCCGGCCGGCCAGCTCTCGGGGTTCCCCGTCCGCCCGGACGGCACACTGGCCGGGCGCGCCATCGCGGAGGGTGGGCCGGTGACGGCGAGCGGCCGCGAGAGCGAGCCGCTCTATGCACGCTACTCCCTGGAGGGCGAGCGGCGCCGGCTCCTGACGAGCATGGCCGTGCCGCTGATCGCCGGCTCCACGGTGGTGGGCGCCCTCGTCTTCTCGCGGCGCGGCGCCCAGTTCGACGCCGCCGAGGTGCAGCGCGCCGAGCGCTTCGCCCGTCGCGTCGCGATCGCGATCCGGAACGCCCGCGTCTACAGCACGCTGAGCCGAGAGCTCGAGGAGCTGCGCGAGGCGCAAGCCCAGCTCGTCCAGACCGAGAAGCTCTCCGCGGTGGGGCGCCTGGCGGCCGGCACCGCGCACGAGATCAACAACCCGCTGGCCGCCATCGTCGGCAACGCCGAGCTTCTGCTCCGCCGCGAGCGCCTGACACCCACCCAGGGCGAGCGCGTGGACCGGATCCTCCACGCCGCCTACCGCGCGGCCCGAATCGTCAAGGAGCTCCTCGCTTTCGTCCGGGCCCAGCCTCCCGAGCTCGGGCCGACCGATGTGACCCGGCTCCTCCGCGACGCCGTCGCCGAGCGGGCCGACGATCTCGCGCTCGACCGGATCCAGCTCGTCGACCAGCTCACCCAGCTCCCGGTGATCCAGGGAGATGCCCAGCAGCTCGGCCAGGTCTTCGGCAACATCCTCGACAACGCCCTCGACGCCGTGAAGGCGACGCCGGAGGGTCAGGGCCGGCTGATCCGTCTGGCGAGCTGGACCGGGACCGACCACCTGCAGATCCGGATCGAAAACTCCGGGTCCCCGATCGGCGAGGCCGTCCTGTCCCGGATCTTCGATCCGTTCTTCACCACGAAGGACGTAGGCCGAGGCGCCGGCCTCGGTCTGTCGGTGTGCCAGGGGATCGTCACCGCCCACGGCGGCCGCATCTGGGCCGAGAACGGCGCGCACGGCGTGGCGTTCGTGATCGAGCTGCCGTCCGGCGAGCGGTCCGCATCGGCCCCCGACGCGCCCATCTCGACAGACTGATCGGCCTCCCGCCCGGACCGCCTGGTCGCCGCGCCTGCTTGACAGCCCCGGAAGGCCCCGGTACAGAGTGGCGGCATGCCTTCCGTCGTGCAGGCCGGGATCCAGGCCGACGACCTCACCGGCGCCTGCGATACCGGGGCTCCCTTCGCGGGGCGCGGCCTCCGGACGCTGGTCCTCTTTCCCGAAGCCGCCATCCCCGCGGCTCCGCCCGATGTTCTCGTTCTCGATACGGAGAGCCGTGAGCTGCCGGCGGCCGAGGCCCGCGGGCGGGCCCGCGCGGCGGTCGCGCGCCTCGCCGAGTGCGCTCCGGCGGTGCTCTACAAGAAGGTGGACTCGACGCTCCGCGGCGCCGTCGCCGCCGAGCTGGCGGGCGCCCTCGAGGGCGCGCGCCGGCCGTGCGCGATCCTGGCGCCTGCGTTTCCCGCCCAGCGCCGCACCGTCGTCGAGGGTCGCCTGCGCATCGGCGGCATCGACGCGGCGGATACCGCCGTCGCCCGCGATCCCGCATTCCCCGCGACGGGCGCCGACGTGCTCGCCTTGCTGGGTGAGACCGGCCCGCGCCCGATCGGCTTGATCCCGCTGGCGACCGTGCGGCGGGGACCGGCCGCCCTGGCCGCCCGTCTCGCGCGCGAGCCGGGCCGCGCCGGAGGGGCCCTCGTCTGCGACGCCGAGACCGACACCGACCTGGCGGTCCTGGCCGGCGTCACCGCCCATCCGCCGCCGCTCCTCGCCGGCTCGGCCGGGCTCGCCGCGGCGCTCGCCGCCCGGCAGCCCGGCGGCTCCCGGACGTCGATCCGCCTGCGGCGGCCCCTCC
Proteins encoded in this window:
- a CDS encoding extracellular solute-binding protein → MSRPAPSHTPTRRHLLATAGAAALAAGLGPTVFVPRARARSQTLKICQWTHVVPAFDEWFDQKLVREWGERHGVKVDVEHLPVSDLQARAAVEVSARNGHDLFGFLAPPAGYEEHALPLNDVVADCEQRFGKLVPLAHKATYNPRTKKYFAFADNWVPNPLHYRTDWWGDVGVKPDSWEAIRDGARKIKEKHGAYAGFGLAPELDSNMSLRGLLWSYGASEQDETGRVAINSRATVEAVKLMTAIFKESMTPEVFRWDPSSNNRFYVYGRGSIIQNAISALRTTEQQNPDVARKTGLAPPAAGPVARLASQHLLHAYVVWRFAANPDLAKRFLVDLVAASDDAFRTSLFYNFPAYPRAVADLRAKLAADKQSPHAYSMLAEAERWSACPGYPGHLTAAIEEVVNSSIVPHMFARAARGEQTPETSVRQAEAEMKRIFARWAR
- a CDS encoding ABC transporter substrate-binding protein; this translates as MERRKFILKAGGALVAAGGAAAVEAPNVIAQQRFQWRMATSWTPALDILQGNAQRFAKIVEEMSGGRLKIQVFAAGELIPAFGVFDACSQGTIEMYNSAAYYWAGKEPATQWFTAVPFGLNAQGTMAWYYYGDGLKLWEETYKPFNLVPRPSASTGVQMGGWFRKKINTIADYKGLKMRIPGLGGKVVAKAGGTVVLTPGGEIYTALERGVIDASEWVGPHDDMKLGLHQTARYYYYPGWHELGTTGEFVFNKKAYDGLPTEFQHILDYAAASMHTFEFMEYEAKNGLALQKLRTDFKGKVEIVPFPAEVLKELKKLATDVNKEESEKSPIAKKVYESYNKFQAYITDWNRISEGPYYNLATL
- a CDS encoding TRAP transporter large permease subunit — protein: MFGIPWDQTLGALMFVGMIVFLFFGFPVAFSLTFTGLLFGLIGFGLPFFDLLPLRIWGTMTNFTLLAVPLFVFMGVALEKSGLAEELLETMALLFGRLRGGIAISVVVVGAILAASTGIVGASVITMGLVSLPTMLRRRYDKQVITGTICASGTLGQIIPPSVILILLGDILGVSVGDLYIGAFLPGFVLVGLYIVYLFILGQLKPHLAPPIPKEEIAAFQAEALKRVAIALAPALILIVAVLGSIFMGVASPTEGAGVGAMGGLLLTVAKGRFSVAMLKDVMRTTTRITSLAFIILVGANTFGLVLRGLNGDRLIQDILLHLPFGAYGVLAVVMFVIFLLGFFIDFFEICFIHVPILTPVLVQHFHFDPVWLGVVIGVNLQTSFLTPPFGFALFYLRGVAPPEITTGDIYRGVIPFIALQLIGLTLIIAFPDIVFSLIRVFRG
- a CDS encoding TRAP transporter small permease subunit; the protein is MRELARRIDAFQNRFGRAVSWLTFGMVMVVFGDVVFRYVFNRSWVFIQELEWHLFGIVYLLAAGYTMLYNEHVRVDILYARLSPRRKAWVDFVLLWVFFFPSCLLVIYTTWPFVKNSMAVNEGSPDPGGIPGRWALKSVIIIAFALLVMQGISQAIKNFYWAMGWEEPEQRVPEIH
- a CDS encoding AroM family protein, which gives rise to MKPPRLGIVTIGQTPRTDVVPEMAEVLGPGIEILERGALDGMDVRGVPALAPGPGDEVLVTRLRGGASVFVAQRHIVPRVQACLTDLDRAGVAMSAVLCTGVFPGLASAAPLLSPDRLLLGVLRALAWSGRLGVLAPSTAHLPQTAARWRGYGFDPVLAVLSPYDEANPAALALAAEALGGGEAGLIVLDCMGYRRKTKEELRGLLGVPVLQPNLLLARVAAELLGA
- a CDS encoding MaoC family dehydratase, translated to MQSVAALIGTPGRPGDRLPALRLRARTQSRYSANRIHDDTVARTYGYAAGLIAGTTIYGFMTRPLLAAWGPDWLARGSARVRFMRPIYDGDEVCVETRVIARSGGAAAGEIVVEVLASTRDREPAATAIAGLAWGAPPVIPDPGGYPAGPLPAVRMEVTPDRLRRLDPLGSPVLELEAAEIERYARELDDPSVLYRGPLALAHPGLLLQQANRALSENVALGPWVHVSSDLAHCGVARTGQRLTTRGRVVAEYERKGHRFVELEALIVAGEADPVLHVRHTAIWQLGREGRGRSG
- a CDS encoding GAF domain-containing sensor histidine kinase, whose amino-acid sequence is MKTEEGLTSRPGGALRRGLRVPTAQVIAEQALDSLGALVGLDAGWVIRTATPGIERLIARPRESALERPLREFLAPHTADATIEALAQAVQASHPMVVAATLEGNRPVLLVPVPTRAPSAEIYVLVTDLLRARGIRSAPPGTPVDLAQRHEDSAAVYRARLTDVEAELGEAALLFEVSDDIATSLDRRVVLTRVVEHATRLCRAHTVAAELLDPDTGLLAVGAVSGDPAGQLSGFPVRPDGTLAGRAIAEGGPVTASGRESEPLYARYSLEGERRRLLTSMAVPLIAGSTVVGALVFSRRGAQFDAAEVQRAERFARRVAIAIRNARVYSTLSRELEELREAQAQLVQTEKLSAVGRLAAGTAHEINNPLAAIVGNAELLLRRERLTPTQGERVDRILHAAYRAARIVKELLAFVRAQPPELGPTDVTRLLRDAVAERADDLALDRIQLVDQLTQLPVIQGDAQQLGQVFGNILDNALDAVKATPEGQGRLIRLASWTGTDHLQIRIENSGSPIGEAVLSRIFDPFFTTKDVGRGAGLGLSVCQGIVTAHGGRIWAENGAHGVAFVIELPSGERSASAPDAPISTD
- a CDS encoding four-carbon acid sugar kinase family protein, producing the protein MPSVVQAGIQADDLTGACDTGAPFAGRGLRTLVLFPEAAIPAAPPDVLVLDTESRELPAAEARGRARAAVARLAECAPAVLYKKVDSTLRGAVAAELAGALEGARRPCAILAPAFPAQRRTVVEGRLRIGGIDAADTAVARDPAFPATGADVLALLGETGPRPIGLIPLATVRRGPAALAARLAREPGRAGGALVCDAETDTDLAVLAGVTAHPPPLLAGSAGLAAALAARQPGGSRTSIRLRRPLLVVSGSAHPVTHAQLARLEARGARGTWLSGEGPLPVEDATFVAAGAQASADDPARRAATVAALVQTARDHVERITPATLLLTGGETAISVCRRLGARGIALAGQLEPGLALGTLLGGPFDGLTVITKAGGFGDPDTLRRVWEACA